Genomic DNA from Bacteroidales bacterium:
ATCCATAATGCGATAAAATATTCCTCTAAAAAGGAAAATCCGTGCATTGAAATTGGCAGTTTGTCGTCTGAATCTTATAACGTCTATTATATAAAAGACAATGGTGTTGGTTTTGACAGCAAATATATTGACCGGCTATTTGCTGTTTTTCAACGGCTGCATTCAGAAAAAGACTTTGAAGGTACGGGAGTCGGACTCGCCATCGTCAGAAGAGCAGTTAACCGGATGGGAGGGAAAGTCTGGGCTGAAAGTAAGTTAGATGAAGGAGCATCATTTTATTTTTCCATTCCAACATAACCATTTATGAATAATCCATTGCAAATATTAATCCTGGAAGATCTTATATCCGATGCTGATCTTCTTAAATATGAAATAAGCAAAAATAATATTCAGTATACCCATCTGGTTGTTGAAACGGAGAATGACTATAAGGATGCCGTTTTAAAGTTTAAACCCGATATCATTCTTTCGGATTACTCATTACCAACTTATAATGGTATGCTGGCGCTTGAATACCGGAACGATGTGGCTCCTGAAATACCTTTTATTCTGGTTACCGGTTCGCTGAATGAGGAAATTGCAGTTGACATTATGAAACATGGTGCAGATGACTATGTTTTAAAGGAACATCTTACCCGGATTGGTACCGCTATTGCAGGAGCCTGCGAAAAACATGCGCTGATCCGGAAGAAAAATGAAGCTGAAGAGCTGCTGCGCATCGTATTCATGGCTATTGACCAGAATCCGGCATCCATTGTTATAACCGACACGAAAGGATTAATAGAATATGTAAATCCAAAATTTACTGCACTTACAGGGTATTCCTTCGATGAACTGGTTGGAAAAAAACCGGGGATTCTGCGTTCAGGTTATACTTCTGAATCGGAATATAAAAACTTATGGAATACGATTTCATCTGGCAAAACATGGAAAGGAGAATTCCAGAATCTTAAAAAAAACGGCGATTTCTATTTTGAATCGGCGCTGATTTCTCCCATAATTGATGAATCCGGCACGGTGACACACTATGTTGCTGTCAAGGAAGATATTTCTCAGAATAAACTGGCCGAAAAGAAAATCAAGTTATTGAATGAAGCCATTGAGCAGAGTCCTGTATCAATAGTGATCACTGATTCGGAAGGTAAAATAGAATTCGTCAACCGGCAATTCACAGTACAAACCCAGTATACACTTGAAGAGGTGTCAGGAAAAAGTCCCAGGATTTTTAACCGTGGTCATATACCGGATGATGAATATGATCAAATGTGGAATATGCTTAAAGCTGGTGAAAGGTGGCAATTAGAATATAATAACCGGAAAAAGGACGGCACCTTTTACTGGGAGAGTCTTAATATTTCTCCGTTGTTGGATCATCAGGGAAAAATTGCCAATTATATTCTTGTAACTGAAGATATTTCAGCGAAAATATTCATGCTTCAGAACCTGATGGAGTCAAAGGAAATTGCTGAACTAAATGAAAAAAGATATCGCTCCCTGTTTGAAAATCTGATAGAGGGTTTTTCTCTCTGCAAAATGATATTTGAAGATGACATTCCGGTGGATTTCGTGTACCTGGAGGTAAATCATTCTTTTGAAAATCTGACAGGTCTTAAAAATGTAATCGGTAAAAGGGTTTCCGAAGTAATCCCGCGAATAAGAGAATCTGATTCCCGGCTTTTTGAGATCTATGGACGAGTTGTAAAAACCGGTAAACATGAACGGTTTGAAATGTATGTTGAAAGTTTGAAGGAATGGTTTTCGGTTTCCGTTTATAGTCCGGAGAAGGATTATTTTGTTACTGTTTTTGATGTCATTACCCAAAGAAAGAATACTGAAGAAATTCTGATCCATGCAAAAGAAAAGGCTGAAGAAAGTGATCGTTTGAAAACAGCCTTTCTGCATAATATATCCCATGAGATCAGGACTCCTCTGAATGCCATAATAGGCTTTTCCTCCCTGCTGGCGAATTCAGATTTTCAGCAGGAAAAGAAAGACGAATTCATGAATATTATTGATGCCAGTAATAACCAATTGCTTGCCATCATATCGGGAATTCTTTCTCTTTCCACGCTGGAGGCGGGCCAGGAAAAGTATATAGAGCAGGAAACGAACCTAAATGAAATTGTAGCCACTGTCTTCAACCAGTTTAATGTTGGTCATAATAATCCGGCCGTGAAATTAAGCTATAAGACAGCACTACTCAGCAGGGAGTCAGTCGTTCTGACTGATCCGGTTAAGCTCATGCAGATTATGGTCAACCTGGTTGGTAACGCGTTGAAATTTACAGCGCAGGGAGAAGTACAATTTGGCTATGAGGTAAATATGGATATTATTGAATTTTTTGTAAAAGATACCGGGATCGGAATACCCGAGGAAGATCATGTAAGGATATTTGAAAGATTCAGGCAACTCGACAATTCGGCTACCCGAAAATTCGGCGGGATCGGATTAGGCTTAGCGTTATCGAAAGGATATATCGAATTGCTTGGAGGCAGTGTAACCCTTGAATCCAAACCGGGGAATGGATCACTTTTCAGATTTACGATACCGTTTAAGCCTGTAAAAGACTTTCAGGTGATTGATGGCGTTAATGAGAATTCCGATTCCGAATTAGCGGCTTTTCAAAGCAAATCTATACTGGTTGTTGAAGACGACTTTAACAGCTACCTGTTAATAGAAAACTTTCTGGAATCCCTGACCCATAATATAATTCATGCGGAAAACGGGCAGGTTGCCGTCAGATTGCTTGAAAAGCGTGAATTGCCTGTCCTGGTGTTGCTGGATATCATGATGCCTGTAATGAACGGCATGGATACCATAGGAATTATAAAGAAACATTATCCGGAACTTCCGGTTATAGCGGTTACTGCATATGCCAACGAAGAGGATTTGCAGGAAATTAAAGATGCAGGTTTTGATGATTATGTTTCAAAACCCATTCGCCGGCAGGTTCTTATGAATAAGATCAGGAAGTATTTGGAATAAACAGGGGGATTCAAAAGCAAAATCCAGATAAGTGCAAATGCCTGAGATTTTTATGGTTTCCCTGGCACAATAGCCCTCATCGGGAAGTATTGATACCGGTTAATTCTGGAAGCAGGATCGTTTGTGATAAATTCTTTAACTTCCTCTTCGCTTTCAACCGAAATAATGCCCAGTCCGTAAACCGCTTCCGGATCCATTACCGGACCAAAGGCAAGGACCTTGCCCTGGTTCATGATTTCAGTCCAGTATTCAACATGTTTCATCATAACAGCTCTCTCTTCATCGGTCATTGTTTCTGCAAAATCAGGCCTTGATGGCAGCAGGTACAGAACAAAATATTTTTTCTCCATGAGTTAATGATTTAATTATCTAAAACCTGTAACACACCCCAAACTTATTGTACCAGCAAACAGGAGGCCTATTGCTTTCATTTCTGAAAATGATTTGGAGTTCATCTAACTTCATTGCGTTTAATGAAGATAGAAAAAAAGTTTAACACAGAACGGATTTTTCCGGTAATTTGGATGATCCTGAAATGGTTAAATTTGAGCTTAAGAGAATACATTTTACTTCGGATCTAGGCATGACCAAAACATTACAGATTATTAAGGGAATTATGAATTTCAAAACCCTTATACTAATAATGCTATATACGTGTATCCAGGGGTGCTCAAAATCAACTGTCGATCCTATATGTTATCTTAATAAACCGAGGGATACTTACAAATATCCAATATTACCAAGATCACCAGAATGGGCATTATTAAATACCAGTGAAGAAATGGATTCGGTACTGCAGATCCCTAATCAGATATTAAAAAGTATATCTACTGAAGGGCTGGTTGAAACGTCATTACATTATCCAAGATTTTCGGATCTATATTTTAGTGATGATTATCAGAGAGCTTTTAATATTATAGAGAGTCATTTTAATGGATTTCAAGAACTTCTCAAGAGAAGTGATGCTGCGTCCGTACTTACTGAACGATATGAATTGATGGATCCTTCCTGCATCCACAATAATTATCCTTCGATTAATGGTGATGGCAGTAGTACTTCTTTTTCATTTGCTTTTATTGAAATTTTAATCGCTCAATATGAAATCCTTTCCCTACTTGAAAATGAGAATTTGCAGACTTTACTTAAAGAATGCTTATTAAAATATGAAGTGAAGAAAGATAACAATTCTTCACTTTTTACTTTAAAACATTCTTTACTAATTGCTGCAAGAATAATGTATTTCGATAATTATGATCAATTTATTCAGGAATATAATAACAATGAAAGTATTAAATTTTTTACAGATAGGGTAATGCTCCTAGATTCTACAACCCTTGATGTTATATATGACTTAGCGAAAAGATTTCCAAATTAGTTTAGGCTTAATGAATCAATTCATGTTTTCGATTCCGGAACACTGTTCTAAGAAACCACTACCCACAGGCCGGCACGCGATGGCCGCTTGTGATCACAAAAAAAGCTAAGCCATTTATATAAAAGGATGATTAGGAGTGATTACTCGCACCCACAGGCCAGCACGCCATGCCCGCTCGTGATCACAAAAATAAAATAAGCTGCCTGTCAGGGCAGCTTATTTTATTTTTGTGATTCCGGCGCGATTCGAACGCGCGACCCACAGCTTAGAAGGCTGTTGCTCTATCCAACTGAGCTACGGAACCATTTGTTAAATTTCGGGCAGGCAAAAATAATAAAAATTGGATTGAGTGATATGTGATTGTGAAAAAAGATGATACTGGATACTGGATGCTGGATGCTGGATGCCTTCGGTCCCATAGGTCGCATAGGTCGCATAGGTCCCAGGAATGAAGAATGAAGAATGAAGAATGAAAAAATGAAGAATGAAAAATGAACTACTTTTATTTAATTAACACCCTCAACCATGAAACACGAATGGAAAACGGCTGAAAAACAGTATTATTCACCGAAAAACAAACCCGAACTGGTTACCCTGCCGGCATTTAAGTTTTTCACTGTTACCGGAAAAGGAAATCCTAACGATGAATTCTTCGGCGAATACATTTCGGTTCTCTATGCCCTCTCCTACGCCATCAAAATGAGCCCTAAAAAAGGAATTGCTCCTGCAGGCTATTTCGATTATACCGTGTATCCACTTGAAGGGGTGTGGGACCTTACCGAAGAAGGCAAGAAATCATACAACGGTACAATTGATAAGAATGAGCTCGTTTTCACACTCATGATCCGCCAACCCGATTTTGTGGATGATACCTATGCAGCCCTGACTCTCGAAAGAACCAAAAAAACAAAGCCTCATAAATTACTGGATGCTGTTAAATTCGAAATTATCACCGAAGGTCCGTGCATCCAGATGCTCCACCTGGGCAGTTACGACAGCGAACCGGCTTCCTTTGCCCTTATGGAACAATTTGCTGAAAAGGAAAAACTCAAAAGACTTTGTAAAACTCACAGGGAAATATACCTCAGCGACGCAAGAAAGGTGGCAACGGAGAAGCTGAGAACAATACTGCGGTTTAAATTATACTAAACGACTCTGACAGGTCCACCGGACTCTGTCAGGTCAGTTCAAAAAAAAATTCCGGATGAGACACATCCGGAATTTGAGTGAATTTAGGTGAAATTTTTACAAGCTTACAGTTCCAAGAAAACGACGCTGACAGGTGCGACACTGTCAGGTCTGCAAGTTTACCTTCTTCTTATATACATATTCAATACCGAAGAATCAGTTCCTACATTACTTGTGTCATTGCCCGTACCTGTAGTATCATTCCCTACTCCGGTTGTGTCATTTCCTACACCCGTTGTGTCATTACCAACACCTGTGGTGTCATTACCAACACCTGTTGTGTCATTTCCAACACCTGTGGTATCATTACCCATACCGGTAGTATCAATACCAAGTGCCATTGCAATGCTGTCAGCTTTGGCAAGATGTTCGTTAATATCCGGAAGATACATGTTCACATAGCTTTTCAGACTGGCATCCTGTGTGCTGTCCTTAATAGCCTGAAACATGTTTTTGACTTTGGTGTGAGCCATAATCTGACTTTTAATGTAACTCTTGTCGAAATCACCACCATTCAGCGCTGTCAGGCTATCCCGTAAAGCACCGTTAACCGTGTCAAGATTAACCGGGAGATCAATATTTCTGCCGTTAGCCAAAGAATCCAAATCACTTTGTGATTTCTGATGATCTCTTACCATCATTGCTCCGAACGCTTTAACGAGTGTATCACCTCCCTTAAGAGTAGCAAGCTGGCCAAGGGTTATCTCAGCCAGATTTGATGCACCAATCTGTTTGATCACGCTTTCATTTTTTCCATTCGAATTCCCGTTGCCGTTGTTGTTGTTATTGTTATCATTATCATCATCCTTATTACAGGAAATCGCCACTACCAGTGCGGGTATTAACAGATACGTCAGCCAATTTTTCTTTCTCATTTCCATAACGCTTTATTATTTAGTTTGGTGTCTATTGTTCAAAAACCGTACATAACAAAGCTTTTAAATCATTTTATTGTTAACCAATGATTTATAAAAATTAACGATTCCCCCGAATGGGGAAGAATGGCAACAGGTGTAGAAGGATGCAACAGATGAAGAAGTTTGAAAGTTTGAAAAAGAAGTTTGAGGAAGAAGTTTGAAGAAGAAGTTTGAGGAAGAAGTTTGAAATGATTTCAAACAAGATTTAACTACGTCAAACGCGAAACGTCAAACAGCGAAGCCTTCAAACAGCGAAGCGTCAAACAGCGAAGCTTTCAAACGTGAAAATTCAAACGGCGAAGCCTTCAAACCTCAAACCTCATATCTCAAACTTTCTTTTTAATTTCTGTTTTAAGCTTCTGAACTTCTTCTTCGAGAATCTTCAGATCGGTTACATCAACCTGGATGCCAAGAAGTCCCGTTTCACCGGTCGTGGCCAGCACAAAGGGACATTTCATAGTGTTCAGGTACCTAATCTTTCCCTGCTGGTTTTCCTTATGTATATAAGTGGTCTCGCCTTTCTTTATGATCTCAAGCTCCTGCTTGCGCCAGCTGTCTACATCCTCATCCGGGTGATTATCATAGTCGCTTGTACCGATAATCTGCTCTGCCCGCTTGTTATACACAGAAGCCACTGCATCATTCACAACAATAAACTTACCGTTTTCATCTTTCAGAAAGACTTTCGCGGGTACTTTATTCAAAACATCAATCAGCAGCTTGCGATTCTTTTCTATGGCTTTCGTCATTTCAAGCGCATCCATTTCCATGTTCTTTATCTTAGAAATGTTCTTGCTGATGCCAAATGTACCGATGACGTTTCCTTCGGTGTCCCTTAATGGCATTTTGGTTGTGTTAACCCAGTTGAAACGACCGTCGGCCAGAACTTCCTTTTCTTCCAGATCAATGATAGCCTTTCCGGTCCTTATGATTTTCTGTTCATCTTCGAAAGCAGGCCTTGCATGTTCGTCGGAGAAGAAATCAAAATCTGATTTTCCTAAGAGTTCTTCCTTTTTATTCAATCCAAACAGGGTCAGCATCGAATTACTGAAACGAATGAATTTGCTGTCCTTATCTTTGAAATAAATACATTCAGGAACATTATCCATCAGGGCATCCATTAATGCCTTTTCTTTATTCAGATCTTCCTGAATTTTCTCATTCATCTCAAGCTGGTACCTCAGGTCTTCCTGTGTGGCCTGCATTTCCTCCAGGTTCTGCCTCAGTTCCTCTTCCTGAGCCTTCAGTTCTTCAGCGTTTTCAATAGCATCCTGCTGCAGTCGTTTGATTTTCGTGATATCCTTGCTGATCCCGAAAGTTCCAATAATTTCACCATTTGCATTGCGTAACGGCATTTTTGTTGTGTTAACCCATGTATAGCTTCCGTCGGGCATGAGGTTTTTCTCTTCCAGGTCGATAATTGCTTTACCGGTTCTTATGATGGTTTGTTCACCGTCATAAGCGGGCTGTGCATGTTCTTTTGAGAAAAAGTCGAAGTCCGATTTGCCCATCAGGTCTTCCGGTTTATCCACCTTGAACAGTTTCATCATCGATTTGCTGAAACGGAGGAAACGGCTCTCTTTATCCTTGAAATAAATGTGCTCGGGAACACTTGTCAATAAGGCATCGAGGAGGGCCTTTTCTTTCATCAGCTCTACGCTTGCCTCTTCAATTTCCTTTTGCTTGGCTTTTATTTCGTCAGCCATTTTCGTGGCTTCAAATTCTTTATGCTTGATATCCGAAATGTCGAATTGCACTCCGAACAAGCCTGTAACACCCAGGTGTTCAATATAGAACGGCTTTTTAACTGTCCTCACTATAAGCCCATCATAACGCGACGGATCCCCTTCTTCATAGCTCTGGCTCTTGCCCGACCTGATGATGTCCATTTCCTGCCTGTGGTATTCCTCAGCCTCTTCACGGGGGTAAAAATCAAAGTCGGATTTCCCGAGGATTTCATCCACAGTACGGCCGTAATTATCAGCAACAGGCTTATTGGCAATGACAAACCGGCCTTCATCATCCTTCAGGAAAATCTTTTCGGGAATTTCATTAATAAGAGAAATCAGCAGTTTCCGGTAATCTTCCATTTCCTTCATGATCTTCTGATTCCGCTCATTCTCTTCTTCCTTGAGCCTTTCCATCTGCTCATGGGTAGCCTGTAATTCTTCGATATTCTGCCTTAACTCTTCATCCTGCGCTTTCATCTCCTCGGTCTGCTGCTGGAACCTTTCGAGGTACTGGGTGGTTTGGAGATGCAGCTTAACCGTTATCAGTGCCGCAGCAATACTTTCCGCTATTTTCTCAAGGAATTCAACTTCATGCGGTTTGAAATCTTCAAATGAAGCCACTTCCAGAACGCCCAGCACTTCCTCATCTTTTTTCAACGGAACGATCAGCAGGCATTTAGCTTTCGATCCGCCCAAACCTGACGTAATGTTCATATAATCGGCAGGAAGCTTATTTGTAAGTATTGTTTTCTTTTCAAGGAGACAGTTTCCGATAAGTCCGTCACCTGCTTCTACAATTTTATTCAGGTATTTAACCCTGTCATATGCATAGGCCGCAACCAGCTTGAGGTGCTGTCTTCCTTCGTCGTATTCCTCGGTAAGGAACAAGCCGCCCTGGTTGGCTGAAAGATATTGCACTATATTGCGGATGATATTCAGCGAAAGTTTTTCCAGGTCACCCGTATCCATACGCAAAATATCATTGAACATGGCAATTCCCTGGGTTGTCCAGTTTCGGATTTCATCCTCAATGGCACGCTTTTCTTCATCAAGCCTCCTCATGATCAGGCTTTCCCTTACCTTATTGAGAGTATGCCCATACTCATCCTTTTCGCCCGAAACAGGAAACGGTTCATCAATATTGCCTTTGCTCAGCTCATTAATATAGGATGCTGTATTTTTAAGCCTTTCATTCAAAATATCCACTGAGTTGCTGATAAAACCAATCTCATCTTCTGAATCCAAATTCAGCGTATCAATGCTTTCTCCTCTTGTCAATGAGGCTACAGTGTTTTTAATCTTTGCAAGCCTTCCTGTAATTGACTTATTTATCATTCCTGACAAATAAGCCAAAATCAGAGCTATGCCAAGGGTTATGAAAACAAGAATTACCATGAACCGATGAAGAGAGGCCAGTGCATCCGACTGGTCAACCTGGGTGAGAAGCATCCAGTTCAGATCGCCTATATGAAGCGGAATATAGCTGCACAACACTTCTTCCCCGGTTTCGGTCCTGTAATTTATAAGACCCTGCTCACCCCTGATCAGCTTTGAAAAAGTTTCGGGATCAACACCCTGTACCATTGATGTGCTGCCATACCGTTTCACATCCGCTGCCATTTGAGAGACGGAGGAATGCTTTTTAAGCCTTGCAGTGTATTTTTCTTTGTTGGTTGCATATTGAGGGTCATTGTTCCTGTAAAGAAAATCTGTACCGATTATAATGGATTTCAGGCTTGCTGTGGTGCCTGTTGTTTCATGATCATAGGCCACGAGCCTGTCGAGCGTATTGTCATCAACAGCAAATACAATGGCTCCTAGCAACTGGCTTCCGCTGAACACCGGTGTTGAAATGAAACTTTCTGATTTGTACAAAGAGGGTGCATAAACTGATGCATCCGTATAGGCAATTTCACCGGACTGCTGAAGGGCAACGGCATTTTTGAATGCCATACCCAGTCCGCTGTTTTTATAAGGACCTTCAAACAGGTTAGTCGCAAAATCAAGGTTTTTCTTTAGTGAGTAGATGACATACCCGGTTTTATAATCGACAAACAGGATATCCGAAACCCCTGCCTGGCGGGCAAAACTGATCATTTCAGGATGAACGGTAGCATGAACCGAACTGTAGGTGCTTCCATCCTCGGCTTTATTCATAGCGCCTTTCAAACCAAAAGGTTTGGGATTGGCCGCAATATATAAATACTGAAATATTCGCTGTTTTGTATCATTGGGAAGAAGCGCTTTCACATTGGTTGCATTCTCTATATCAAGCGCACCGGCAATTTCAGTCTTATAATACCCTTCAACAAGGGTATTGAGCCGGTCAAGACCGGTAACTGAAGAAGAAAGGTAGTTATCGTTTTCAATATTCAGGAAGGATTCATTAAACTGGGTGAAAGCGTCAACATTGCGGGCATCGGAGGCAAACACTCTCAATTGCCGGGTAAGGCCTTCGAAATAATCATCAATATATTGTGATTTCGTTTGTGACAGTAACGAAAGCTTGTCAGCCGCTTCGCGAAGTACAATTCTTCGCTGCAGCAGGTTTACCAAAAGAAGGAGCAGTCCAATGGCTACTATCGCTCTGATCAGAAAGTTAAACCTTGCTTTCCATTTGATGCTCCAGCTTCGCGGATTAAAAACAACCATCAAAAGCTTTTTTGGTGCAATCATGGCATTGTCTTCTGCTGACCTGTTCATAGCATTATGCTTTTATTTGCGAAAATTCAATCAAAGGATTTACGAGATTAGCTGTTCAGGTGTTACCAAAATACAAAAAAATAGAGGTCGGTTCTCAGAAAATAAAGAAATTACATTACATTTGCGATCTGTCAGAAAAAAATTTTTTCACTAATGAGTAAAAAGATTGAACAGCAGAATCCCGGTGGATTTCAAAGCGTTGAAAACGCACTAAGTCGTACAGAACAATATATCGAGGAAAATCAAAAGAGCCTCACCATCATCATTCTTGCCATATTGGTAGTAGTCGGCGGATACCTGGGTTACAAGAAGTTTTATCTTGAGCCTTCCAATAAGGAAGCATTGGCCTCCATGTACATTGCCGAGAACTATTTTGAAAAGGATTCTTTTAAACTTGCCCTTGACGGTGATGGCCAGAATGAAGGCTTTCTGAATATAATTGATGATTACGGCATGACAAAAGCAGCCAACCTGGCCCATTATTATGCCGGTATCTGTTACATGCGCACCGGTCAGTTCGAAGACGCAATCGAACAACTTGAAAAATTCGATGCCGAGGATGTTATGGTAGCCACTGTTGCCCTGGGTGCCATTGGCGACTGCAACATGGAACTTGGCAACAAGAAGGAAGCTGCTGATTTTTACATGAAAGCCGGCGCCAGGAAAAAGAATTCTTTTACTTCACCGATATACCTTAAAAAAGCAGGACTTGTCCTGGAGGACCTTGGCCAGTACGATAAGGCTATGAAAGCTTTTAACCTGATCAAGAAAAACTATCCGGCCAGTGATGAGGGACGTGTAATTGACAAGTATATCACTGAACTTCAAATTAAAATGAAGTAATCTGAGGGCGAACATGGCTACCGCTCTTAAAAACCTGTCCTCTTACGATCCCGGAAACATTCCGGATGCCGGAAACATGAAATTCGGCATTGTGGTAGCTGAATGGAACAATGAAATTACCTTTTCCATGCGTGATGCGGCTATTAATTCGCTTATCAGGCATGGCGCTTCAGAAGAAAATATTGTTATAAAACATGTGCCGGGTAGTTTTGAGCTTACCCTGGCGGCACAATGGCTTGCGGATACCGAAGAGTTTGATGCCATCATTTGCCTGGGCTGCGTTATTCAGGGTGAAACCCGTCATTTCGATTTCATTTGTGACGGTGTCACCCAGGGCATTACCCGGCTGAACATGGTTTATAATATTCCGGTTATTTTTGGCGTCCTTACAACCCACACATTGGAACAGGCAAAAGACCGCTCAGGCGGAAAACATGGCAATAAAGGCGACGAAGCTGCCATTACCGCCATTAAAATGGTTGCCCTTAAAAAGGATTTCGAATAGAGAATCCGGATCAATATGAATGAAGAAAAAGAGTTTGAAGACATCCGGCCTTACTATGATCCTGAAATCAACCAGGCGCTGAACCGCATTGTGACCGTTCCTGAATTCGGAAAAATCCTCGATTTTCTTTTCCCCGATAAAAACAAAGACGAAATTATAGCCACCCTGAAAGGGATTCAGACTGCACTTGATTTTCAAAAACAGTTTATGCATCCTCTTGTCTGTTCCATTGTGAACAAGACTTCAGGGGGACTTACCACCAGCGGATTTGAAAACCTCGTTCCGGGTACTCCCTATCTTTTTGTGGGCAATCACAGGGACATCGTCCTGGATTCAGCCATTCTGCAGGTTATCCTGCTGGATTTCGGGCATGAAACTTCAGAGATCACATTCGGAAGCAACCTGATGACAAACCAGTTTATAATTGACCTGGGAAAAGTAAACAGGATGTTCAAGGTAAACCGGGGCGGAAACCGGATGGAGTTTTTCAGGAATTCGATAATTCTGTCAGAGTATATCCGATTTACCATTACATCCAAGAAAGTTTCTGCCTGGATCGCACAACGGAACGGCCGGACAAAGGACGGAGCTGACAAAACCGAGACAGGCCTTCTGAAAATGTTCAATATAACCGGATCGTGCAATTTCTATGATGATTTCAGGGAGCTGAACATTGTTCCTCTTTCCATATCCTATGAATATGAACCGTGTGCCGCCTTTAAAGTAAAGGAAATGAGTTCCGTTACCAGCGGTATACCTTATCAGAAACAACCCAATGAGGACCTGATGAGCATTATTGCGGGAATTACCCAGCCGAAAGGCAGAATTCACCTTGCCGCATGCCGGCCTGTTAATACTTTCATTGATGAAATAGAGGAATCAGCCGGTATGAATGAAAAGATCAATCAGCTGGCTTCGCTTATTGATACTGAAATATACAGGAATTACAAACTCTGGCCGTCTAACCTGGTCGCCTTTGACATGTTGAATGGAACAAATTCACTGTCAGACCGTTATAGTCCCGAAGACAAAAAGCAGTTTGAAAATTATATCCATAAAGAATTATCGGTTTTCACAGGTAACAAATCCCTTCAAAAAGAGCTTTTGCTTAAAATCTATGCCAATCCTGTGATCAACGCAGGTTTTTAAACGGTATAAGCACAGCGGCTGTATCGTATTCAACTGATGCCGGCATATTGAAGGCAGAATAAATGTTCTGCGAAAACCGCGCTCCTTTAAAGTTCCCGAAGATAAATCCATCCTGATTTCCATTGATCAGGAAAACGTTTTTACTGAATATAAATCCTTCATAATCGCCGGGTTCAAAAGATACGGCATGTTCAAAACAGGTAACCACCGTGTTATTATATGCCTCAAAGTCGCGCATGGGTTGTGCAACAGGATCACA
This window encodes:
- a CDS encoding PAS domain-containing protein codes for the protein MNRSAEDNAMIAPKKLLMVVFNPRSWSIKWKARFNFLIRAIVAIGLLLLLVNLLQRRIVLREAADKLSLLSQTKSQYIDDYFEGLTRQLRVFASDARNVDAFTQFNESFLNIENDNYLSSSVTGLDRLNTLVEGYYKTEIAGALDIENATNVKALLPNDTKQRIFQYLYIAANPKPFGLKGAMNKAEDGSTYSSVHATVHPEMISFARQAGVSDILFVDYKTGYVIYSLKKNLDFATNLFEGPYKNSGLGMAFKNAVALQQSGEIAYTDASVYAPSLYKSESFISTPVFSGSQLLGAIVFAVDDNTLDRLVAYDHETTGTTASLKSIIIGTDFLYRNNDPQYATNKEKYTARLKKHSSVSQMAADVKRYGSTSMVQGVDPETFSKLIRGEQGLINYRTETGEEVLCSYIPLHIGDLNWMLLTQVDQSDALASLHRFMVILVFITLGIALILAYLSGMINKSITGRLAKIKNTVASLTRGESIDTLNLDSEDEIGFISNSVDILNERLKNTASYINELSKGNIDEPFPVSGEKDEYGHTLNKVRESLIMRRLDEEKRAIEDEIRNWTTQGIAMFNDILRMDTGDLEKLSLNIIRNIVQYLSANQGGLFLTEEYDEGRQHLKLVAAYAYDRVKYLNKIVEAGDGLIGNCLLEKKTILTNKLPADYMNITSGLGGSKAKCLLIVPLKKDEEVLGVLEVASFEDFKPHEVEFLEKIAESIAAALITVKLHLQTTQYLERFQQQTEEMKAQDEELRQNIEELQATHEQMERLKEEENERNQKIMKEMEDYRKLLISLINEIPEKIFLKDDEGRFVIANKPVADNYGRTVDEILGKSDFDFYPREEAEEYHRQEMDIIRSGKSQSYEEGDPSRYDGLIVRTVKKPFYIEHLGVTGLFGVQFDISDIKHKEFEATKMADEIKAKQKEIEEASVELMKEKALLDALLTSVPEHIYFKDKESRFLRFSKSMMKLFKVDKPEDLMGKSDFDFFSKEHAQPAYDGEQTIIRTGKAIIDLEEKNLMPDGSYTWVNTTKMPLRNANGEIIGTFGISKDITKIKRLQQDAIENAEELKAQEEELRQNLEEMQATQEDLRYQLEMNEKIQEDLNKEKALMDALMDNVPECIYFKDKDSKFIRFSNSMLTLFGLNKKEELLGKSDFDFFSDEHARPAFEDEQKIIRTGKAIIDLEEKEVLADGRFNWVNTTKMPLRDTEGNVIGTFGISKNISKIKNMEMDALEMTKAIEKNRKLLIDVLNKVPAKVFLKDENGKFIVVNDAVASVYNKRAEQIIGTSDYDNHPDEDVDSWRKQELEIIKKGETTYIHKENQQGKIRYLNTMKCPFVLATTGETGLLGIQVDVTDLKILEEEVQKLKTEIKKKV
- a CDS encoding tetratricopeptide repeat protein: MSKKIEQQNPGGFQSVENALSRTEQYIEENQKSLTIIILAILVVVGGYLGYKKFYLEPSNKEALASMYIAENYFEKDSFKLALDGDGQNEGFLNIIDDYGMTKAANLAHYYAGICYMRTGQFEDAIEQLEKFDAEDVMVATVALGAIGDCNMELGNKKEAADFYMKAGARKKNSFTSPIYLKKAGLVLEDLGQYDKAMKAFNLIKKNYPASDEGRVIDKYITELQIKMK
- the ribH gene encoding 6,7-dimethyl-8-ribityllumazine synthase, translated to MATALKNLSSYDPGNIPDAGNMKFGIVVAEWNNEITFSMRDAAINSLIRHGASEENIVIKHVPGSFELTLAAQWLADTEEFDAIICLGCVIQGETRHFDFICDGVTQGITRLNMVYNIPVIFGVLTTHTLEQAKDRSGGKHGNKGDEAAITAIKMVALKKDFE